A stretch of Miscanthus floridulus cultivar M001 chromosome 13, ASM1932011v1, whole genome shotgun sequence DNA encodes these proteins:
- the LOC136501873 gene encoding frataxin, mitochondrial-like: protein MASRKLLMGLTAKRRLQSRTQQLFWATSLPEATTSRSLMVAAAMARLSGRSPAALLLSSRTISSTQPVTQSAGDVSGSGSSAVDHKLAMQEDEFHKLADETIHDLLEKLEEYGDSIQMDGFDIEYGNQVLTLRLGDLGTYVINKQTPNKQIWLSSPVSGPSRFDWDATTNGWIYKRTGVNLVQLLEEEIGELCGTPVELS, encoded by the exons ATGGCATCGCGTAAGCTTCTCATGGGCCTCACAGCCAAGAGGCGGCTACAATCCCGCACTCAGCAACTATTCTGGGCCACCAGTCTCCCTGAAGCTACCACCTCTCGGTCCCTCATGGTGGCCGCTGCAATGGCACGGCTATCGGGAAGGTCTCCAGCTGCTCTTCTCTTATCTTCAAGGACCATCTCATCGACGCAGCCCGTGACACAGTCCGCAGGAGATGTATCTGGCTCTGGCTCATCTGCAGTGGATCACAA GTTGGCAATGCAAGAGGATGAGTTTCACAAATTAGCAGATGAGACGATTCATGATTTGCTTGAAAAACTTGAG GAGTATGGTGACTCCATTCAGATGGATGGTTTCGACATAGAGTACGGG AATCAGGTTTTGACACTAAGGCTTGGGGATTTGGGGACATATGTTATAAACAAGCAAACGCCAAACAAACAAATCTGGCTATCTTCACCTGTGAG TGGGCCTTCTAGGTTTGATTGGGATGCAACAACTAATGGTTGGATATACAAGAGGACTGGAGTGAACCTTGTGCAGCTTCTGGAGGAGGAGATTGGTGAGCTCTGTGGTACTCCAGTAGAACTTTCATAG
- the LOC136501876 gene encoding calcium-binding protein PBP1-like, which yields MISRDNSSMDSDKGASVQFQDFLPLMARKLGVEGLIQELCKGVQLLMEPRAGKITFRSLKQNAARLGLGQLRDDELLEMMKEGDLDGDGALDQMECILMVRLSPELMEEEAHRMFQH from the coding sequence ATGATCTCGCGGGATAATTCCAGCATGGACTCAGACAAGGGGGCCTCCGTGCAGTTCCAGGACTTCCTGCCATTGATGGCGAGGAAGCTCGGCGTGGAGGGCCTGATCCAGGAGCTCTGCAAGGGGGTCCAGCTGCTCATGGAGCCCAGGGCAGGAAAGATCACCTTCCGGAGCCTGAAGCAGAACGCGGCCAGGCTCGGGCTTGGCCAGCTCCGGGATGATGAGCTCCTGGAGATGATGAAGGAAGGCGACCTGGACGGGGATGGGGCGCTGGATCAGATGGAGTGCATCCTCATGGTCAGACTGAGCCCTGAGCTGATGGAAGAAGAGGCACACAGGATGTTTCAGCATTGA